The following proteins are co-located in the Leptolyngbya sp. SIO1E4 genome:
- a CDS encoding LD-carboxypeptidase produces the protein MPGHKLARRQVMKGLGAIAALTPLATAQRTQAQSSPLIKPPGLKAGDTVGIISPAGATFRPEDLDIVMDAVRGLGLVPRPAAHVLDRYGYLAGRDRDRAADINQFFGDPSIAALLPIRGDWGSARILPYLDYDLIRQNPKIIVGFSDLTALLLGITAQTGLITFHGPNGLTAWRPDQTDPFRQVLFEGQALTFENVPAAEDSDRLMQVKFRVHTITPGQAQGRLYGGNLSVLSGIVGSPYLPDLNGAILFVEDVGEPIYRIDRMLTQLKLAGILDQLAGFIFGQCTRCGPSGSGYGTLTLEEVWQDHIAPLGIPAWGNAVIGHVEPILTLPLGAEVEIDAEAGRLTMISSAIA, from the coding sequence ATGCCAGGACACAAATTAGCGCGACGACAGGTAATGAAAGGGCTGGGGGCGATCGCGGCCCTCACCCCACTGGCAACAGCTCAACGCACCCAGGCTCAGTCATCTCCTCTGATTAAACCCCCTGGCCTGAAGGCTGGAGACACCGTCGGCATCATCAGCCCGGCGGGGGCCACCTTCCGCCCAGAAGACCTCGACATTGTGATGGATGCGGTGCGGGGCTTAGGGCTGGTGCCCCGCCCAGCTGCCCACGTGTTAGACCGCTACGGCTACCTGGCTGGGCGCGATCGCGACCGGGCTGCCGACATCAACCAATTCTTTGGTGACCCCAGCATTGCCGCCCTCTTGCCGATTCGCGGTGACTGGGGCAGCGCCCGCATCTTGCCCTACCTCGACTACGACCTGATTCGTCAAAACCCTAAAATCATTGTGGGCTTTAGTGACCTCACCGCCCTGCTGCTGGGCATCACCGCCCAAACCGGCCTCATCACCTTTCACGGCCCCAACGGCCTCACCGCCTGGCGACCCGACCAAACCGACCCCTTCCGACAGGTCTTGTTCGAAGGGCAAGCCCTGACCTTTGAGAATGTCCCGGCAGCGGAGGATAGCGATCGCCTCATGCAGGTCAAGTTTCGCGTCCATACGATTACCCCCGGCCAGGCCCAGGGTCGTCTCTACGGGGGCAACCTGTCTGTGCTATCCGGCATTGTTGGATCGCCCTATCTGCCCGACCTGAATGGTGCCATCCTATTTGTCGAAGACGTGGGGGAACCGATCTACCGCATTGATCGCATGCTGACTCAGCTCAAGCTGGCGGGAATCCTCGACCAGCTAGCCGGGTTTATCTTCGGTCAATGTACCCGCTGCGGCCCCTCTGGCAGCGGGTATGGAACGCTGACCTTAGAAGAGGTCTGGCAAGACCACATCGCCCCCTTAGGAATTCCCGCCTGGGGCAACGCCGTAATTGGCCATGTGGAACCTATTTTGACGTT